The genomic segment caggaaattgtcccctacattttccaaaaacttcctgtattgtctgtgcaccgctgtattgctctcccagcagatatcagagtgattgaagtctcccatgagaaccagggcctgcgatctagtaacttctgttagttgccagaagaaagcctcatccacctcatccccctggtccggtgatctatagcagactcccaccacgacatcacccttggtgctcacacttctaaacttaatccagagactctcaggtttttctgcagtttcatactggagctctgagcagtcatactgctctcttacatacagtgcaactctcccaccttttctgccctgcctgtccttcctgaacagtttatatccatccatgacagtactccagtcatgtgagttatcccaccaagtctctgttattccaatcacatcataattccttgactgtgccaggacttccagttctccctgcttgtttcccaggcttcttgcatttgtgtataggcacttgagataacttgctgtttgtcctgctttcttagtatgaggcaggggCCCTCCCCCCTCGCGCTCTCCTgactagtgcatcggagttcaaagtgctgtccagagctgtcacaatggagcactctgggatagctcccggaggccaataccatcgatttgcgtccgcactaccccaaattcgacccagcaaggtcgattttagtgctactcccctcgccgggaaggagtacagaagttgattttaagagccctttaagtcgatggaacggggttggttgtgcggacgcattcattttaaaattgacctaacgtggctaaattcaacctaaccctgtagtgtagaccaggcgtaTGATTCTAAATACaggacagtactgtgttaaatgtaaactattaaaaaaaaataaagggtaagcagcatttttcttctgcatagtaaagtttcaaagctgcattaatccaatgttcagttgtaaactttggaaagaacagccataacgttttcttcagagttacaaacatttcagaaaaaagaaaaggagtacttgtggcaccttagagactaacaaatttattagagcataagcttttgtgagctacagctcacttcatccgatgcatccgatgaagtgagctgtagctgacgaaagcttatgctctaataaatttgttagtctctaaggtgccacaagtactccttttctttttatggatacagactaacacggccgctactctgaaaccaaacatttcagagttaccaACAAACTCCCTTCCTGAGGGGTTCCTAACTATGAGGTTCTACTATATTCAGCTCCCCATAAAATGGAAACCACCCCTCTTGAAACCTTGTCGGGCACGAGACACAAACAGGTGCAAGCACCTCGGAATCCTGAAGCCAGACCAACTTCCAGGTGGAATTTCTATGGGGCAGCAGAATGAAGAGAGGCTTCAGCTTGGAAATCCTAAAGATCAAATCATGAGATCAAGGGACTTTTGCCTAATAGAAAACTGAAGATATAACACTGCCCGACCTCTCTGGACACTTTATTCTTGAGggtttcccctcaccccccaccatcACATTGGTGCCTAGCAGATTTTAATCCAATGAGGGTAGGAGAAATGTTCTGTCAGTAAGATCTGTGGAGCTGGGGGACAGCCTCCACAGGGGAAAGATTGGAAAGTGATTTGGGTTTTAGTATGGACAGTCAGTGGATGATTTTGGAACTCATGCCTGCTGGAGTTTTCCTATGCTATTGGTATCAATTGTCTAGTCCTTGGAGTTCTCATTGTCTCTCTAGATCCTCCAGTGATATGGGTCAGTTTCAACCTGTTCTTCAACAACCTATTCATTCCACCCAACAGCTAGGTGACACGCTCACCTCCTGTCCTCTGAGCTGCCCTTTTGCACCCAATGGATAGCAATGCAAAGcatagagggaaactgaggcatgcacagACATCATAAAAATATCACAGAAAACTCCTACTTTGtcacagaagccctgagctctgctCATCTGTGGTAGAGAATTTGCAAGGTCTCTGAACTCCCAACCATCACTAGCATTCCAAATTTTTCCTTGACAGCTATCATAGATCTTATTAGTGAAACTCCAGTCCCTTTCCATATTACCAGCAGGGGCTCCAGAGGTGGTTGGCCCAGGGCCTAGCTTTCTCCACTTTCTGTAACCTTTGCGCAGCCCTCCCAACAAGTAAGTAGGGAAGATCAATTCAGGTCCTGAGGAAAAGTGGGGACACTTCACTGGAGGGAGCATGGAATCTGGTCCAAGCATCTTTCTCTCAGTCTCTATGGATGGGGGATTAGGGATGGGAAGGCAGACTTCCATTCAGGTGAATTCTCCTCCTTAGACTTCCACTAAGTGAATTCTCCTCTCCCAAGCTTAACTGTGGACTATGCGGTCCTTTGGAAAACAGATTATGATCTGCATTGTGTTGTGTTGCAAGATGCACATGTCCCCTCTTCCTACACTGTGTATGCAGGGCCCTCTCCTCCCATTCTTGGTCTGTTCAAGGGATCACATATTTCCTTCTTTCTGTCATTCTCCATCAGCGAAATGAAggttattaaaaaagaaaataaatggcaaGTGTTTGAATTTGGGGTGTTGGCTTGATAATTTTCAGTGCAATGAAGTGTACATTTGAAAAGTGATACGAAAGTTGGGCAGTAAGGCTGTAATTTCTGTGTAGTCACATTATGGAGCTGTGGCACTGGGCATGTATGTACTCTGTGCAATGTAAACATAATATTTGATATTTCTTTTGGGAGGCTGTTTGCCAATGTTTTAGTAgagttgggcaaacttttttcaattcatttcatttttgttgaaaaattgcattTTGCGGGACCTGACACCATTTGTCAAATTCAAGTTGGCTAATGGTTCCAGTTGAAAAATAAGTTTTTGAAAgaatcagaatgtttcattttgatttttttattcaaaatgatgTTTTGATACAAAATTTggtcaattaaaaacaaacaaacaaacccaaacacaTACAAATTGGAAAGACACCTGAAACAGCTGAATCAAAATGGAAAACTTAagaaaaaagttgtttaaaaaaaaaaccaaaatttttttaagttgatttgaaatattttggttgattcaaaatgaaacatttctgagTTCTTTATTTGAcccatctttttctttcttagttttcagttcatcaccctcaccaaaaaatccattattcattCAGTTCTGTGGCTTAGCTGTacatttccctgttttttttGTTACAGAGCATATACTTACCTAGTTCACTCTGATTTTAGAGATATGGCCATAACCATATCTAAAATGGGGAATGTGGCACGAAGTGCTAACATCTTTAGAACAGGAATGAATTTACTTGTGCCTCCTGCAGAAGATATACTTTAAGTAACTTatatttgtttggattttaagtgaatatagaCTCATATACCAGGCTGATCAGTGTGTGTTGTTCATGTGTGAATGGTTTTGTGCATCTTTTCCAAAAGGGATTTTAGATTGTGGAGTAGAGTCCTCAGATGGCTTAGTAGTTAGCATACCCTGATTCCAGTCTCTTGCATCCCAGCAGGAAGGGCCTTCCATCTACTTTCTAACCTTATTTGTGGCTTATCCTTACATAAGGGTTTTCAATGTCCTTACTCTCCTTACTAGAGGGTTATGCCCCTTCTGCAACGAGGGTAGTTGCTGAGCCGGagccctcctgctccaccaggctTTGACCCAGGGCCTTACGAGAGACCACAAAGTCAAGCATTCTGGAGTGCCCCGGAGCTGTTGCcctcctgggtcacttcctaccctccGTTTCCCCCAAAATCTCCAAGTCCAATATAAGGCCTGGCCTAcgctacagggttaggtcgaagtAAGCTGCCTGGCGTTGACCTAGGTGCgaaagtgtcttcacttaaatctGGCTCCCACTGACATAAGTGCCTCTCTAGGCCCACTTTAGTAACATCACTTCCCCGAGCGGCGTTGAATATTGAGGATCCCCCTCTGCATGTAGCTGGACCCTTGATTAAAATTAGCCAAAACACTGTGGGCCCCAACAGTGCAAGGAGAAACGGGTGTTACaacaaaccagtgtgtgtggaaatGTTTGTGGAATACCGTTGTGGGATGTAGTGTAGtagtagccatgtcggtcccaggatactagagagacaaggtcggggaggtgatatcttttattggaccaacttctgtcagtgagagagagacaagctttctccATGTGGTTCAAAAGCTCATCTTTCTCACTaagagaagctggtccaataaaaaatattacctcacccattttggCTGGGGAATTCAAGTCCTGTAAGGCCTGATGTTCTGTAGAAGGCAAAtgcatccatgacagtacttaaATGCTGCTGttgattattaattattcatcattattattaatattaccgTAGCATAGATTTAACAGTCATTGCAGAATTGGAGGGTGCTCCATGGCTTATCTGGATATAGGGAAGATTGGTTAGACttttaaacaaagaataaaacCTGCACTCAGTGATTTCTCTGACTGTGCAGGAATGGTTAAATCTCACACACTTCAGGCTGTCTCTCCCATCACCTCCCTCCTTTTCCTCCATCTCCATGTTaattttcacccttcccttcataaaacccccaacacacacacacgctctgaGAGAAAACCCTCTGAATCATCTGTGCCCCTTCTTCCCCACTTCTTCCCTGTATCTGAGCAACCCCCCCCCGGGGGTTTGCTCCCCCACCAGATGCCTGCTGGATCTGAGCAAGGTgttgtgccttcttggttgctaATATGCTGGTGAGAGGAACGAGAACTGTGTTATCAAGTGAGCAAATTCTGCAGGGCTGTGAGATCTGAGGCTATACAGGGTGAGTGTACAGTAAAAGCAGCAGCTCTGGAACTCACAGACACGTGGGGGTGAGGAGAGGCCACTTGTGCAGGGGAAtcactttccttccctcctccagcatTTTCACTGAGTTCTCTCTCAAACAACTGACTCAGGAGCTGGTGTCAGTAGAGCCCATGCCTTCCCCAGGAGCCAGTTCCAGCCACTGCAGAAAGTCCTCCCTGGGCTGAGCACATAGGAGGTTTAATGAAGGTCTCTACCCAACACAGACcccgctggggagcagcagctgctcaggccTGGCTCCAGATCACCATGGAGGGAGCCGGAGGAATGATCTGGGATACTCAATCCTTGACTCCTGATCAGAGGAAAAAAGCAAGGTaagaaagagagagcgagagaaataTCCCTTCTCCTTCGAGTaaccatgcatgcacacactccaCTTTAGGTGCACGTGCACCCAATGCTGAGTCTGAGACTTTTGCCAGCAGTAACACTGGGTGGTACCTGCCCCTCATCCCTCGTGCCCAGCTGGGGCATAAAAGGCGCAtgtccaccacctccctctcagttccttctcaccgctCTTGGAGAGAATCGGAGCTCCCTATAGCTTTGCTAATGGTTAGCCAGCCTTACAGTCTTAATTCTGTAAATAGTTCTATAGTGGTGTTAGTTTAATTAGTTCTCAGCATTAGTATAGTTTAGCTATAGACTTTAGCGTAAGTCCTGTGGATTTATTATGAAACATTTCTTGGGTTTTAAACACATGCACGACTCTGTTCCCTGTCACGAACAGGCAAACAAGCTGTTTGATCTACCTAGGGGAAGGGCATGTGAGGGATTTGCACTTCCTTCCCCTTAGAACAAAAAAGCACAGGGACTACCATTGGAAAGCCCACTTAACGAAGGAGGCCACGCTTCCTTCGTGTCCACTATTGGAACCGGATCAGAGTATGCTGAATCCATAAGTAGTGGGCCCCCCGCTTGCCCAAtctctatttagaaaagctggacgagcacaagtccatggggccggatgcactgcatctgagagtgctaaaggagttggcggatgtgattgcacagccattggccattatctttgaaaactcatggcgatcgggggaggtcccggatgactggaaaaaggctaatgtagtgcccatttttaaaaaagggaagaaggaggatcctgggaactacaggccaatcagcctcacctcagtccctggaaaaatcatggagcatgtcctcaaggaatcagttctgaagcacttcgaggagaggaaagtgatcaggaacagtcagcatggattcaccaagggaaagtcatgcctgactaatctaattgccttctatgatgagataactgtctctgtgtatgaggggaaagcagtggacgtgttattccttgactttagcaaagcttttgacaaggtctcccacagtattcttgccagcaagttaaagaagtatgggctggatgaatggactataaggtggatagaaagctggctagattgtcgggctcaaagggtagtgatcaatggctccatgtctagttggcagccgttatcaagctggtcctgctttgagcagggggttggactagatgacctcctgaggtcccttccaaccctgatattctatgattctatgaattacaAATTGGGTGAGAAACAgcgttcctcctcctctcccccagcctcctctaAGCACTCGAATTAATTTCATTATTGAAAACACTATCAGGaataaatcagacatcaaaacTAATTAAGATGAAGAAGGTTGgtggacagcagcagcagagcgtATGCCCGGAAGAGAAGATGTTCTaggatgactggaagatagctaatgtaatgccaatatttaaaaagtgctctagaggtgatcccagcaattacagaccggtaagtctaacgtcagtaccgggcaaattagttgaaacagtagtaaagaataaaattgtcagacacacagaagaacataaattgttgggcaaaagtcaacatggtttctgtaaagggaaatcatgtcttactaatctattagagttctttgaaggggtcaacaaacatgtggacaagagggatccagtggacatagtgtacttagatttccagaaagcctttgacaaggtccctctccaaaggctcttatgtaaattaagttgtcatgggataagagggaaaatcctttcatggattgagaactggttaaaagacaaggaacaaagggtagaaataaatggtaaattttcagaatggagaggggtaactagtggtgttccccaagagtcagtcctaggaccaatcctattcaacttattcataaatgatctggagaaaggggtaaacagtgaggtggcaaagtttgcagatgatactaaactgctcaagatagttaagaccaaagcagactgtgaagaacttcaaaaagatctcacaaaactaagtgattgggcaacaaaatgtcaaatgaaatttaatgcggataaatgtaaagtaatgcacattggaaaaaataaccccaactatacatacaatatgatgggggctaatgtagctacagctaatcaggagaaagatcttggagtcatcgtggatagttctctgaagacgtccacgcactgtgcagcggcagtcaaaaaagcaaatgggatgttaggaatcattaaaaaagggatagagaataagaaagagaatatcttattgcccttatataaatctatggtatgcccacatcttgaatactgggtacagatgtggtcccctcatctcaaaaaagatatactggcattagaaaaggttcagaaaagggcaactaaaatgattaggggtttggaatgggtcccatatgaggagagattaaagaggctaggacttacagcttggaaaagaggagactaaggggggatatgatagaggtatataaaatcatgagtggtgtgaagaaagtgaataagtgaattgttcccataatataagaactaggggccaccaaatgaaattaatgggcagcaggtttaaaataaataaaagtaagttCTTCTTCATAcagcgcacaatcaacctgtggaactccttgcctgaggaggttgtgaaggctaggactataacagggtttaaaagagaactagataaattcatggagtttaagtccatcaatggctattagccaggatgggtaaggaatggtgtccctagcctctgtttgtcagagggtggaaatggatggcaggagagagatcacttgatcattacctgttaggttcactccctctggggcacctggcattggccactgtcgatagacaggatactgggctggatggacctttggcagaacaaggagtaatggtctcaagttgcagtgggggaggtttaggttggatgttaggaaaaactttttcactaggagggtggtgaagcactggaatgggttacctagggaggtggtggaatctccttcctttgaggttttcaaggtcatgcttgacaaagtcctggctgggatgatttagttggggattggtcctgctttgagcagggggttggactagatgacctcctgaggtcccttccaaccctgatatcctatgattctatgagtatggccattcttatgttatgttcttctTGAGAAGTAATAATCAAATCCCATTGCAGCATGGGAAACTTATCTCAGCTTCTTGCTGTGCTCTGTTCCAGGAAATAATTTCGTTGTCTGCTTTAATAAGGCTGTTGTGTGCCTCATGAGAGGGCCACTCCAGCCTTGCCAGGCTTTCTGAGATCTGTGGCAAATGGCAGTGGTTTTATTCCTTTTGCCTAGCCCTCATTGGCACAAGGCTCTCTcacgtgtggattctctgatgccgAATAAAGGCTGAGTtgtcactgaagcttttcccacactcggggCACTTATatggtttctctcccgtgtggattcgctgatgtttAATAAAGGTTGATCGatcagtgaagcttttcccacagtcactgCATTTATAGGGccgctctcccgtgtggattctttGGTGGATAATGAGGTCTGAGCTCCGACCAAAGCTTTTCCTGCAATCGGGGCATTTgtagggcttctctcctgtgtggattctccagTGTTTAGTGAGCGTTGAGCTGTCACAGAAGCTTTTCCCGCATTCGGGGCATTTATAGGGCTTCTGTCCCATGTGGGTTCTCTGGTGTTTAATAAGATGCGAGCTGTCACTGAAGCCTTTCCCACAGTCATTGCAATTGTAGGGTTTCTCGctggtgtggattctctgatgttgcATAAGGTGCGAGCtctgaatgaagcttttcccacagtcggtACATTTATAacgtttctctcctgtgtggagtcTCCAATGTTTAGTAAAGGATGAGCTCGACCTGTATATTTTTCCACAGATGTGGCACGTGTGAGGTTTTGCTCCCATATTGATTCTCTGCTGAATTGTGGTATCAATGAATTCCGTGAAATCTCCCCAAACAGGAGTGGATTTACCTTTCATTTTCCTTGGCTGGTTTCTCTGCTGTCTCTCTGGCCTGCTCTGACTCTCATAGGTGTCTCTCCTCCCAGATCTCTGGGAAATGTTCCTGTTCGATAGTCCTGATACCGTCCCATGTGGTTCCACCTGCTCAGGACCTTCCTGCTGAGGATTCTCCTCCTCGTTCTCACTCACTGTCCCATCACctgctgggaaagagagagaatccagacaggaGTCAGTCCCTGTGCCGGGGGACAGGGAACCTCAGAAAGGGGAACAGGAAAGTGGGAAACCAAAGttacttggggggagggatagctcagtggtttgaacattggcttgctaaacccaggattgtgagttcaatccttgagggggccatttagggatctggggcaaaaattggggattggtcctgctttgagcagggggttggactagatgacctcctgacctcccttccaaccctggtagaAATATCAGGAGCTGAATCCCCTAAACCCTTCCccagaggaaagagaaaaggaggcgAGTTCTGCCTCCACATCCCATCCAAACACTCAGGGGGAAAGAGCTACAGGCAGGTGTCCGTCAGGGTGGGTGGGCAGCAATAAATGACATCTGCCAAGAGGATATGACACCTGCTGGGGGCCATCCTGTCTCGGGCAAGATGAGCTAGAAGCTGGGGAGCTCACAAGCCCTTTGTGGGAATCCCAGCTGTTCCTTTCACTCAATGATACTATTGGAGTCCGTTTCACCAAATCCTCACCTGTGTCAGTGCCGCTCAGGCTGTCCCTTTCCTCAGAGCCTTGGAGAACTGGGACCCATGCTTGCTCCATCAGGAAGATCACATCAGGTTTGGGAATGGAAAATCCTGTGCTGGGGGGAAAATGGTGAAAATAGGTCTCACTATTAGGGAATACTTGCtacaaaaatatttcatgtttttaaacCCAGACCATTTCTAAATCACAGTTTCTGGACACTCTCCTACTGCGGAAACTGAACTATTAACAgctctgttgggaaaataatacagccaAACATTCATCACTGAATAATTATACACAGCAACACACTATTATACTAAAGTGAGGTATTTTAAATTCAGTCGGTCCGGATAACTTGCACCAagtttaacattttcagaagcacctacaGCTAAAgtctacactaggagtgctttATCAATGTAGGAATACTGGTCTGCTAGACCAatgattctcaacctttccagagtactgtacccctttcaggagtctgatttgtcttgtatacccccaagtttcacttcacttaaattGATCTTTTCCGCCAAGTGTTTGGATTTAAATGGATATTAGAGCAACAAACCAATACAAATAGGTTTGAAGTGCGTGAATAAAAATTACCTCCCCTCTTGGACAAGAACATAGGGCCACATTTTTTAAGATATGTAGGTGccgagtgagattttcaaaaccctAAGAAAGGGAAATCATTATTCATCATCATAATAATGCCTAGCTTTtgtctagcacttttcatcagtagatgtcaaagtactttttaaaaggaaGGCAGGGTCATTATCccgattttacagatggggaaactgaggcacagagcagtgaagtgacttgcccaaggttacctgGCAGGCAAGTGGCAGAGGTCAGAGCAGAACCCAAGAGCATTATTTCACTAATTTCAATGCTAGGTTTTTCTCAGGTTTACTTTTACCTTGGACAGTACTTCTCAAATCAGGATAGTTATTAATCAACAAGTTTATTAATTCACCAAGACTCTCATAGGAATGTAGCCAACCGTTTTATACATTAAGCTTGGATATCAGATATTCCAGGCATGTCCTGAATGCAAAATACTGCATGCGGGGTCACGTGCCCTCTagatttgctgtttggcttctaCTGAATatgctcacatggactgagcatgctcagtaacagtGCTGAAGTCAGTTGACCTCACTCTGCCCCCACACTATCCgcaggcaggggctgtctctgggGCTTGTCTTCTTGGAGTGTTGGGGGTGTTAGTCTGCGCTACCTCGATTTAGTGCAGATGGAAAAGGCCTGTGCACCTATGGTGCAAACCCGTAAAACATTCTAACTGCCTATTTGGTGCAAATTCTGGAATCCTCTTTCAAAGTGTACTAAGTTGGATGTGAATTGAATTAGTGCAGGCTATTGTTTGTGTGCATGCCATACTGCTGTGCGCTACTTTGGAAGTCCCTCCAGATGCCTGGAGGCCAAGCACTTATACCATAGAACAATACAAATCTCCAAGATCTCTGATTACATTATCTCATATCAGTTATCTATTCTTCAGAATTTCTAATATGTTTATCACACTGTAATTCTCCATGGAGTAAGGATGCCTTTTTTCTTAAGGCACTTTTAGGGATGTGATCCCTGCTATTTATAGTGTTTGGCTTGAAAGGGACTAGTTTAAAAGTGaggcactgttaaaaaaaaaaaggcaaatgtaattCTGGGATAagtcagggaagctaatgatccatcCAGCAGagcaaattcagtgatgaatcctggtcacatgccacctgaggcacttTGCACATACACTACGAAgaaacaggagtgttgtatgtaagacacaggaggtaattgttccactctactcagcactggaaAAGCCTCAggaggagtactgtgtccagttttgagcaccACGCTGTAAGAACAACatgaacaaactggagaggaACACAAATGATAagagtttagaaaacctgatctctgAATGAAGATTGAAAGAACCGGGCATGTTTCGTCTATAGAAGAGAAGGCTaaggaggggacatgataacagctttcaaatatttaaaaggctgttataaagaggacaatgatcaatgTCCAGCAAGGGGAGGATAAGAAAGAATCGGCTTAGTCTGCAGTGAtggagattgaggttagatattacaaaaacctttctaactatgaggagagttaagcactggaacaggctaCCTAGGGAgcctgtggaatctccatcattggagggttttaagaacaggttagacaaacacctgtcagggatggtctagggtaTACCTAATCCTGCCTCAGCCAAGGTGGGCTGGACTAGTTGACCTAATGAGATCCTTtctagccctgcatttctatgactctgtgaaaATATCAAAAGCAGTTACTTAAAGTTATTGTTTGAGGCTCTCTGAGGCCAATTTACTTGGACTCACAAAGAAGAAACACGCATATAGCATTATttagttaaaatctaaaatatggtTCCTTGAGGTCTCACCAAAAAGGCTGGAGACTCaatttagggcttggctacacttgcgagttacagcgcaataaaggagccccgggcgcactagctcactccccgtccacactggcaaggcatgtagagcgctctgactccgcagctacagcgctgctggtactccacctcggcaagtggaataaAGTTTGCTGCGCCCCCACTGGAACaccgcagcgccagtgtggacgaggtgttgcattactgcgctctgatcagcctccagaatcatc from the Chelonia mydas isolate rCheMyd1 chromosome 14, rCheMyd1.pri.v2, whole genome shotgun sequence genome contains:
- the LOC102946970 gene encoding uncharacterized protein LOC102946970 isoform X6; translation: MEQAWVPVLQGSEERDSLSGTDTAGDGTVSENEEENPQQEGPEQVEPHGTVSGLSNRNISQRSGRRDTYESQSRPERQQRNQPRKMKVCPIPKPNVISQMERREELEELDLRGSEEREILKHSCPGDWTVSKKENSQKCKAGRNFKKSSSPAPHVEAGQVDLHRL